The genomic segment ATCGATACTATCAACCTGATGATTAATATGCTGAACACCGGATCGATTGGTCGGAAACAAGGCCAACCGATGGTGAATGGCATCCAGCCGTAACAGTGCCGATGGCCCGATCCAGTCACTCACCCGAGCATTAAAAACCTTGGTCCAGAACTGTTCATCACGGGCCGGATCTTTCGAACACAAGCCGACATGACTAAAGCCGGTAATCCCGGCATCCCGTGAAGGGAAATAACGGCGGCCACTGGCATGAGGACGCCAAACCAGCTCGATTTTATTGCCGGTATGATCATGAAAGGTCAGAAAGGAATGGACATAACGCTGCTCACACTCGTCTTGCGTTCCAAACCGCACCAGCAAGCCATCCTGCTCCAGTTCCGCAGCGGCACAATCCAGTTGGCTGACGTCGCTGACTTCAAAACCGAGCGTATGATCGCCGGGGTCGCCTTCGAAATAACACAGCGTATGATCACGATCATCGGAGCGAAAGTAAGCACTGCCATGTTCCTGGCGCACCAGTTCGAGACCGACAATACGGGTGGCAAAATCGATTGCTGCGGGCAAATTACGGGTACCAAAACGGACGTAACGAACGTCGGTAATATCAGACATCGTCAAACTCCTGCTTATTTTTATTGTGTGTCGTGCTCGGGTTTCAGCGCTGGGCAGAACCTGTGTTCACGTTATGGATTTAATGTATTACACCCTCCCTATTGCTGGTAATGAATAATAGGCTCCCCGCCATAACCAGAGTAACTATCTCCCTGAATTCAACCAGTAACGCCTGCCTGCTTATCGTCATCTCCATCCTGCGGTGTTATTCATAACGCCGGGCCGTTGCCCGCAGCTGATCGACCAGACGCAAGGCCGCATGCGACAGTGGTCGCTCTTTTACCTGGCTGATACCCACCGCCCCAAAGGATCTCGCCGGACTAATCGGAATAGCAGCCAACAGGCCAGTATCCAGATCGGTTTGGATCACCTGGGTAGGAAACGCGGCAATGTAATCGGTTTCCATAATCAGACGCCGGTTGGTAATCACCGAGATGGACTCACACGGCGCGGCAGGCAAATCCAGTCCGGCATCGTGGAAAGCACTTTCGACCATTTGTCGCAAGGTGGTATCAGCCAGCGGCATGATCCAGGGCCATTCCAACAAATCACTCAGAGCCACGGCAGGTCGGGACAACAGCGGGTGCTGCGGACAGACGGCAAAGGTAATATTCTCCTCGTACAAGGGCTCCACTTCGAGACCGTCACGAAAGCGGTAGGCAGGAATACGCCCGACGATCATTTCGATAGCACCTTGCTGAAGTTGGGGAATCAGGTGGTCGTAGGTGCCTTCAATTACTGTCACCCGGATGCCGGGATAGGCGCGGTAGAGGCTCGCCAGCGCCCGAGGTAAAAAATCCGCGCCGCCCGCTGGCAGCACCCCCACCACCACATGGCCACTCAGTCCCTCATTAAGATCATGAATTTCCTGAGCCACACGCTCCAGCTGGGAAAAAATAACCCGTACACGTTCGACCAGCATATCGCCCATCGGGGTCGTGTGACTGCCACGGCTGGTGCGGGTAAACAGCTCCACACCCAGGTCGGTTTCCAGCTCGCGCAGTATTTTGCTGACGGCTGGCTGACTAAGATTCAGGCTTTCCGACGCTCGCACCAGA from the Candidatus Thalassolituus haligoni genome contains:
- a CDS encoding LysR substrate-binding domain-containing protein, translated to MQNFSWIRRVKLQQLRAVLALAESPSLVRASESLNLSQPAVSKILRELETDLGVELFTRTSRGSHTTPMGDMLVERVRVIFSQLERVAQEIHDLNEGLSGHVVVGVLPAGGADFLPRALASLYRAYPGIRVTVIEGTYDHLIPQLQQGAIEMIVGRIPAYRFRDGLEVEPLYEENITFAVCPQHPLLSRPAVALSDLLEWPWIMPLADTTLRQMVESAFHDAGLDLPAAPCESISVITNRRLIMETDYIAAFPTQVIQTDLDTGLLAAIPISPARSFGAVGISQVKERPLSHAALRLVDQLRATARRYE
- a CDS encoding VOC family protein → MSDITDVRYVRFGTRNLPAAIDFATRIVGLELVRQEHGSAYFRSDDRDHTLCYFEGDPGDHTLGFEVSDVSQLDCAAAELEQDGLLVRFGTQDECEQRYVHSFLTFHDHTGNKIELVWRPHASGRRYFPSRDAGITGFSHVGLCSKDPARDEQFWTKVFNARVSDWIGPSALLRLDAIHHRLALFPTNRSGVQHINHQVDSIDDIMRSWYFLQEQGVKVVFGPGRHPTSGARFLYFEGPEGMVYEYSCGVSEVDEATHRPRQFPLEPSGFCMWGSKPDIPEFKS